In Methylothermaceae bacteria B42, the following proteins share a genomic window:
- the glnD gene encoding [protein-PII] uridylyltransferase (Catalyzes the uridylylation or deuridylylation of the PII nitrogen regulatory protein): protein MIHEIPRTRALLQTFHKELERRFLEGEAVEDLLKARSQFIDQLLIGCWQHYLGQADAHSALIAVGGYGRKELHPHSDIDLLILIEEPVSAQLEQALSALFTYLWDIGLKPGHSVRSVKGCIEEAGKDQTILTNLMDTRLLCGNEALFASMKQGIAPENIWPSLVFYQAKMKEQASRYAKYHDTAYNLEPNIKEGPGGMRDIQTIAWVTKRHFNTDTLQELVGRGYLTASEYREFRQSQDYLWRIRFALHTAAGRCEDRLLFDYQRTLAEWFGFEGEGNAPVEAFMQTFYRTALSVQRLNEILLQQLGETLSPDFDKQPAPLDKHFQAVNQYIEIRHENVFQTYPLGLLEIYLHLQRNPKLKGIRAHTIRAIRQHLHLIDDSFRQDPQACDLFMEMLRRSEGVTHQFRRMNRDGILAAYLPEFAHIVGRMQYDLFHTYTVDEHTLFVVRNLRRMAIPEFHHELPLCSDIFPLIPKPELLYIAGLYHDIGKGREGDHSEVGEGLARQFCRRHRLSEHDTQLVCWLVRNHLVMSVTAQRKDISDPDVIHEFARIVGNENRLNHLYLLTVADIRGTNPSLWNSWRDSLLRELYMATRRLLRLEEEAPISKEDEIRQIQQEARSLLHTMGLPDATIDSTWRHFSDSYFLRCLPEECAWQTLAIAKTKEEDLPLILTLPQTQRGSAEILIYMKDRPLIFSQTVALLDQLGLTILAAQLETTTNGYVIDRFSVLESDGRPISELTREQQIGYRLKRCLKEPQEPCFRIERKPSRQLRHFSIPTEIRFLPDPKNAHTILELITTDRPGLLSKIGAVFDHFGLRVHEARISTLGSRAEDVFYLDKDHLPLQSEALKKALLDKLLEAIEP, encoded by the coding sequence ATGATTCACGAAATCCCGAGGACCCGGGCGCTTCTACAAACCTTTCACAAAGAGCTTGAGCGAAGGTTTCTGGAAGGGGAAGCAGTTGAAGATTTACTCAAGGCACGCTCCCAATTCATTGACCAACTCCTGATTGGCTGCTGGCAGCATTACCTCGGCCAGGCTGATGCTCATTCCGCGCTCATCGCTGTTGGCGGTTATGGCCGGAAAGAATTACATCCCCATTCCGATATTGATTTATTGATCCTCATTGAAGAGCCGGTTTCCGCCCAGCTCGAGCAGGCATTGAGTGCATTATTCACTTATTTATGGGATATCGGTTTAAAACCGGGACACAGCGTTCGCAGCGTGAAAGGCTGTATCGAAGAAGCGGGAAAAGACCAGACCATACTCACAAATTTGATGGACACCAGGTTGCTCTGTGGCAATGAGGCTTTATTTGCCTCGATGAAACAAGGCATTGCGCCTGAGAACATTTGGCCTTCCCTGGTATTCTACCAAGCCAAAATGAAAGAACAGGCCAGCCGTTATGCCAAATATCACGATACTGCCTATAACCTAGAACCTAATATCAAAGAAGGACCGGGAGGAATGCGCGACATCCAAACCATTGCCTGGGTGACAAAGCGGCATTTCAATACCGATACTTTGCAGGAACTGGTCGGGCGAGGGTATCTGACGGCATCGGAATACCGAGAATTCCGCCAAAGCCAAGACTATTTATGGCGGATTCGGTTTGCATTACATACGGCAGCTGGCCGCTGCGAGGACCGGCTTTTATTTGACTACCAAAGAACGTTGGCGGAATGGTTTGGTTTTGAAGGAGAAGGTAACGCCCCTGTCGAAGCCTTCATGCAAACCTTCTACCGTACTGCATTAAGCGTCCAAAGGCTCAATGAAATCTTGCTGCAACAATTGGGAGAAACCTTATCACCGGATTTCGATAAGCAGCCGGCGCCTTTGGACAAACACTTTCAAGCCGTCAATCAATATATAGAAATTAGGCATGAAAACGTTTTTCAGACCTATCCTCTGGGGCTGCTGGAAATTTATTTGCACTTGCAAAGAAACCCCAAACTGAAAGGCATCCGCGCCCACACTATCCGCGCCATCCGTCAACATCTACATCTCATCGACGATAGTTTCCGGCAGGATCCTCAGGCATGCGACTTATTTATGGAAATGCTTCGCCGCTCGGAAGGGGTGACCCATCAATTCCGGCGCATGAATCGCGACGGCATCTTGGCCGCCTATCTACCGGAGTTTGCTCATATTGTCGGACGCATGCAATACGACCTTTTCCACACCTATACCGTCGATGAGCATACCCTATTCGTGGTGCGAAATTTACGCCGTATGGCCATCCCCGAGTTCCACCACGAACTGCCTTTGTGCAGCGATATTTTTCCTCTGATACCCAAGCCGGAACTACTTTATATTGCCGGCCTTTATCACGATATCGGCAAGGGCAGGGAAGGGGATCACTCAGAAGTGGGAGAAGGTTTGGCGCGGCAGTTTTGCAGGCGCCACAGACTCTCCGAACACGATACTCAACTGGTGTGCTGGTTGGTGAGAAACCATTTAGTGATGTCCGTGACGGCGCAACGGAAAGATATCAGCGATCCTGATGTGATTCATGAATTTGCACGGATTGTGGGTAATGAAAACCGGCTCAATCATCTGTATCTTCTGACCGTTGCCGATATCCGGGGCACTAACCCGAGCCTGTGGAATTCTTGGCGTGATTCTTTGTTGCGCGAGCTTTACATGGCCACCCGGCGCCTTCTAAGGCTCGAAGAAGAGGCCCCCATCAGCAAAGAAGATGAAATCCGGCAAATTCAGCAAGAAGCCCGGTCACTACTGCATACCATGGGCTTGCCTGACGCCACGATCGATAGCACTTGGCGACACTTCAGTGATTCTTATTTTTTACGTTGTCTTCCCGAAGAGTGCGCATGGCAAACCCTGGCAATTGCAAAAACCAAGGAAGAAGATTTGCCTTTGATTCTTACGCTGCCGCAAACCCAGCGAGGAAGTGCCGAAATTCTAATCTACATGAAGGACAGGCCTTTGATTTTTTCCCAAACCGTCGCGCTCTTGGACCAACTAGGGTTGACGATTCTTGCCGCGCAATTGGAAACCACTACCAATGGCTATGTGATTGATCGTTTTTCAGTATTGGAAAGCGATGGCAGACCAATCTCGGAATTAACCAGGGAGCAGCAAATTGGTTACCGCCTAAAGCGGTGCCTAAAAGAACCCCAAGAGCCGTGTTTCCGCATCGAACGCAAGCCATCCCGGCAACTACGGCACTTCTCCATCCCTACTGAAATCCGATTTCTTCCCGACCCCAAAAATGCTCACACGATCCTGGAGCTTATTACCACCGACCGCCCAGGGCTACTTTCAAAAATAGGCGCTGTCTTCGATCATTTTGGGCTGCGAGTCCACGAAGCCAGGATTTCTACCCTGGGAAGCCGGGCTGAAGATGTATTTTATCTGGACAAAGATCATCTTCCTCTGCAATCAGAAGCGCTCAAAAAAGCATTGCTAGACAAGCTACTGGAAGCGATTGAGCCTTAA
- a CDS encoding methionine aminopeptidase translates to MKHGQRRVSSQGISLKSPEELEKMRIAGRLAAEVLEMIAPYVKPGVTTEELNQICHNYIVNEQKAIPAPLNYKGFPKSICTSVNHQVCHGIPGNKRLKKGDIVNIDITVIKDGYHGDTSQMFFVGNPQLRAKRLVQVAQEAMYLAIREVRPGIDLGLIGHVIQKYAEGKGYSVVREFCGHGIGRNFHEEPQVLHYGTPDTGVILEPGMTFTIEPMINAGKRQIKMLADGWTVVTKDRSLSAQWEHTIAVTENGYEVLTLRSDEDFPRISGAS, encoded by the coding sequence ATGAAACACGGACAAAGGCGCGTAAGCAGCCAGGGGATTTCCCTAAAAAGCCCAGAAGAACTCGAGAAAATGCGCATTGCTGGCCGCCTGGCCGCAGAAGTACTTGAAATGATTGCGCCGTATGTAAAACCCGGGGTCACCACCGAAGAACTCAATCAGATCTGTCACAATTACATTGTCAATGAACAAAAGGCCATCCCAGCGCCCTTAAACTACAAAGGCTTTCCCAAATCCATTTGCACTTCCGTCAATCATCAAGTCTGCCACGGCATTCCTGGAAACAAACGGCTTAAAAAAGGGGACATCGTCAATATCGACATCACCGTCATCAAAGATGGCTATCATGGCGATACCAGTCAAATGTTTTTTGTCGGCAATCCTCAACTGCGGGCCAAACGCCTGGTCCAAGTGGCGCAAGAAGCCATGTATTTGGCCATTCGCGAAGTCCGGCCAGGCATTGATCTCGGTTTAATTGGCCATGTCATCCAAAAATATGCCGAAGGCAAAGGTTATTCCGTGGTTCGTGAATTTTGTGGTCACGGTATTGGCCGGAACTTTCATGAAGAGCCTCAAGTTCTTCACTATGGCACACCGGATACCGGCGTTATTCTTGAGCCCGGCATGACATTCACCATAGAACCCATGATCAACGCGGGCAAGCGCCAAATCAAAATGCTTGCCGACGGCTGGACCGTGGTGACCAAGGACCGCAGTCTATCCGCCCAATGGGAACATACCATCGCCGTTACGGAAAACGGCTATGAAGTCCTGACCCTCCGCTCAGACGAAGATTTCCCCAGGATTTCAGGCGCCTCTTAA
- a CDS encoding 30S ribosomal protein S2, whose protein sequence is MADVTMRQLLEAGVHFGHQTRYWNPKMAPYIFGVRSGIHIINLEKTLPLLREAMKFLEETAANRGVVLFVGTKKTARKAVQEEATRSGMPYVNYRWLGGTLTNFKTIRQSVRRLKELETMRDDGTLQRFSKKEALHMMRELEKLERSLGGIKDMDDIPDVLFVLDVGQEKIAVNEAKKLGIPVVGVVDTNNDPSGIDYIIPGNDDSIRAIQLYCQLAATSILEGKASQAELMTSEDEFVEMADAPETAAQSEAKETAAEAPADTAPTQPAA, encoded by the coding sequence ATGGCAGATGTCACCATGCGCCAACTGCTAGAAGCTGGCGTGCATTTCGGTCACCAAACCCGTTATTGGAATCCCAAAATGGCCCCTTATATTTTTGGGGTCCGTAGCGGTATTCATATTATCAATTTGGAAAAGACGCTTCCCTTGCTTCGCGAAGCGATGAAATTTTTGGAGGAAACGGCCGCCAACCGTGGCGTCGTTCTCTTTGTAGGCACCAAGAAAACCGCCCGCAAAGCCGTGCAAGAAGAAGCCACTCGCAGTGGCATGCCTTACGTCAATTATCGCTGGCTCGGTGGCACTTTGACCAATTTCAAAACCATTCGTCAGTCGGTCAGGCGCCTCAAGGAACTGGAAACTATGCGTGATGACGGAACCTTACAGCGGTTTAGCAAAAAAGAAGCCTTGCACATGATGCGGGAACTGGAAAAGTTGGAAAGAAGCCTGGGCGGTATCAAGGATATGGACGATATCCCAGATGTCTTGTTCGTTCTTGATGTGGGTCAGGAAAAAATTGCAGTCAACGAGGCCAAAAAATTGGGTATTCCCGTCGTTGGTGTTGTGGATACCAACAATGATCCGAGCGGTATTGATTACATTATCCCGGGAAATGACGACTCGATCCGAGCCATCCAGTTGTACTGCCAATTGGCGGCCACATCTATCCTGGAAGGAAAGGCCAGTCAGGCGGAATTAATGACCTCGGAAGACGAATTTGTGGAAATGGCGGACGCACCTGAAACAGCAGCGCAATCTGAAGCAAAGGAAACCGCCGCCGAGGCACCGGCTGATACAGCGCCTACGCAGCCCGCTGCATGA
- a CDS encoding elongation factor Ts, translating into MTKITAAMVKELRERTGSGMMECKKALTEAGGDIEAAIEQMRKSGLAKADKKAGRTAAEGKIAIKVSDDGKRAVIVEVNSETDFVAKNEDFLAFVDKVAQRALETGAATVDELLATPIEEGGPTIEEARRELVAKLGENINIRRLMQFATDTGKLACYLHGARIGVVVEYENGSEQVGKDIAMHIAASKPVCVAEQDVPAETLEKEKEIFMAQAQSSGKPAEIIEKMVEGRLRKFLKEITLLGQPFVKDPDLSVAQLLKNEGATVVRFVRFEVGEGIEKEEADFAEEVMAQVRGQ; encoded by the coding sequence ATGACGAAAATAACCGCGGCAATGGTAAAAGAGCTGCGCGAAAGGACCGGCTCCGGCATGATGGAATGCAAAAAAGCATTGACGGAAGCCGGCGGTGATATTGAAGCTGCCATCGAGCAGATGCGTAAATCCGGGCTGGCCAAAGCCGATAAAAAAGCTGGCCGTACGGCAGCCGAAGGAAAAATTGCTATCAAGGTCAGCGATGACGGCAAAAGAGCCGTGATCGTTGAAGTCAATAGTGAAACGGATTTCGTGGCAAAAAACGAAGACTTTCTCGCCTTTGTCGATAAAGTAGCCCAACGGGCGCTGGAGACTGGTGCGGCAACCGTGGATGAACTGTTGGCTACACCTATTGAAGAGGGCGGTCCTACCATTGAAGAAGCCCGGCGGGAATTAGTGGCAAAATTAGGCGAAAATATCAATATCCGCCGCTTGATGCAATTTGCTACTGATACCGGCAAGCTTGCATGTTACCTGCATGGCGCGCGTATCGGCGTGGTGGTGGAATACGAAAATGGCAGCGAACAGGTAGGCAAGGATATTGCCATGCATATTGCCGCCAGCAAGCCAGTCTGTGTTGCAGAACAAGATGTTCCGGCGGAGACCCTGGAAAAAGAAAAAGAAATCTTTATGGCGCAAGCGCAGTCCAGCGGCAAGCCTGCTGAAATCATCGAAAAAATGGTGGAAGGACGCCTACGCAAATTTTTAAAGGAAATTACGCTTTTGGGTCAGCCGTTTGTCAAGGATCCCGATCTCAGTGTGGCGCAACTGCTCAAAAACGAAGGAGCGACGGTGGTGCGTTTTGTTCGTTTTGAGGTAGGTGAAGGGATTGAGAAGGAAGAAGCGGATTTTGCCGAAGAAGTGATGGCGCAAGTACGCGGCCAATAA
- a CDS encoding UMP kinase, producing the protein MSTPAYRRILLKLSGEALMGEREAGLDARPVKRLASEIVELRQCGVEVGLVLGGGNIVRGAEKAAEGLDRVTGDHMGMLATVINALAMQDAIEHLGQPVRVMSALKINQVCEDYIRRRAIRHLEKGRVVIFAAGLGNPFFTTDSAASLRAIEINADLLIKATKVDGVYSADPFKDPSAERIPYMTYDEALNRHINVMDTTALVLCRDNKLPLRVMNVFEPGAIVRLVQGENIGSLIDTGEGK; encoded by the coding sequence ATGAGCACACCGGCTTACCGTAGAATTCTACTCAAGCTCAGCGGTGAGGCGCTGATGGGCGAGCGAGAAGCAGGTCTGGATGCCCGCCCAGTCAAGCGCCTCGCCTCGGAAATCGTAGAATTACGCCAATGCGGCGTGGAAGTCGGTTTGGTGCTGGGCGGCGGCAATATTGTCCGCGGAGCGGAAAAAGCCGCCGAAGGATTGGACCGGGTCACCGGCGATCATATGGGCATGCTGGCGACCGTGATTAATGCACTGGCCATGCAGGATGCCATTGAGCACCTGGGCCAACCCGTTCGGGTAATGTCAGCATTGAAAATCAACCAAGTGTGCGAGGATTACATCCGCCGCCGGGCGATACGCCATCTTGAAAAAGGCCGGGTGGTCATTTTCGCCGCGGGTTTGGGGAACCCTTTTTTCACCACGGATTCAGCCGCTAGCCTGCGGGCTATTGAAATCAATGCGGATTTGCTTATCAAAGCCACCAAGGTGGATGGTGTTTACTCTGCTGACCCGTTTAAAGATCCTTCGGCGGAACGCATTCCCTATATGACCTACGATGAAGCCCTGAATCGACATATCAATGTGATGGATACCACGGCGCTGGTTTTATGTCGGGACAATAAGCTGCCGCTTCGGGTCATGAATGTGTTTGAGCCTGGCGCTATTGTAAGATTGGTGCAGGGGGAAAATATCGGATCACTGATCGACACGGGTGAAGGAAAATGA
- a CDS encoding ribosome recycling factor, with protein sequence MIDDIFKETKAKMEKTVAAIKQELAKIRTGRAHPSLMDHIKVSYYGSEVPLSQVANVNVEDSRTLAIVPWEKEMVPVIEKAIMESDLGINPMTAGTVIRVPLPSLTEERRRELVKVAKHEAEQGRIAIRNIRREANAELKEALKEKLISEDDERKAEEKIQQLTDQYIKKIDQLLAEKEQDLLAI encoded by the coding sequence ATGATTGATGATATCTTTAAAGAAACCAAGGCCAAAATGGAAAAAACCGTGGCGGCCATCAAGCAGGAGCTGGCCAAAATACGGACAGGGCGGGCCCATCCAAGCCTGATGGATCATATCAAGGTTTCCTATTACGGGAGTGAAGTACCTTTAAGCCAGGTGGCGAACGTCAACGTGGAGGATTCACGAACCTTAGCCATAGTGCCTTGGGAAAAAGAGATGGTGCCGGTGATAGAAAAGGCCATAATGGAATCGGATTTGGGAATCAATCCGATGACTGCGGGAACGGTCATTCGCGTACCACTGCCGTCATTGACCGAAGAACGCCGCAGGGAATTGGTGAAAGTCGCCAAACACGAAGCAGAGCAAGGCCGCATCGCCATTCGCAATATACGCCGGGAAGCCAATGCCGAACTTAAAGAGGCATTGAAAGAAAAACTGATTTCTGAGGATGATGAAAGGAAAGCGGAAGAAAAAATCCAACAATTGACAGATCAATACATAAAGAAAATTGATCAATTGCTGGCGGAAAAAGAGCAGGACTTGCTCGCTATTTGA
- a CDS encoding UDP diphosphate synthase has protein sequence MSNTSSTDESSPRVPRHVAIIMDGNGRWAKRRHLPRTAGHQAGVSAVRKTVEHCAKRGVEVLTLFAFSSENWRRPEEEVNVLMRLFMLTLDRETKKLNNNNIRLRVIGDRSAFPDLLQRKIEESEKMTQSNQRMTLVIAANYGGRWDIAQAARKLAQEVKNGALSPDQIDEPLLAARLSNADLPEPDLFIRTGGEQRISNFLLWHLAYTELYFTETLWPDFDEKSLDEAITEYGRRERRFGYTSEQLTQVSLSDASSTSA, from the coding sequence ATGAGCAATACCTCCTCCACCGATGAATCTTCACCACGCGTCCCCCGCCATGTCGCCATCATCATGGATGGAAATGGCCGCTGGGCCAAAAGGCGTCATCTGCCTCGTACGGCGGGTCATCAGGCGGGTGTTTCCGCGGTACGCAAAACCGTCGAGCATTGCGCCAAACGCGGCGTCGAGGTGCTGACCTTATTTGCCTTTAGCAGTGAAAATTGGCGCCGTCCAGAAGAAGAAGTCAACGTGCTAATGCGTTTATTTATGTTGACCCTGGACAGGGAAACCAAAAAGCTGAACAACAATAATATCCGCCTTCGGGTAATTGGCGACCGGTCCGCATTCCCGGACCTTCTGCAGCGTAAAATAGAAGAATCGGAAAAAATGACCCAGTCCAACCAGCGGATGACGCTGGTCATTGCCGCCAATTATGGCGGGCGCTGGGATATAGCACAGGCAGCTCGGAAATTGGCGCAAGAAGTAAAGAACGGCGCTTTGAGTCCTGACCAGATTGACGAACCCTTGCTGGCAGCCCGTCTGAGCAATGCCGATCTGCCAGAGCCTGATCTGTTCATCCGCACCGGTGGCGAGCAGCGCATAAGTAACTTTCTGCTTTGGCACTTGGCCTACACCGAACTGTACTTTACTGAAACCTTATGGCCGGATTTTGATGAAAAAAGCCTGGATGAGGCCATTACAGAATACGGCCGGAGAGAACGGCGTTTTGGTTATACCAGCGAGCAATTAACCCAAGTCTCCCTATCCGATGCTAGCTCTACTTCGGCGTGA
- a CDS encoding 1-deoxy-D-xylulose 5-phosphate reductoisomerase, protein MKGVCILGATGSIGVSTLDVIARHPNRYQVVALTGNSRSEELFHQCLEHHPRYAVLGEGAAALELQQRLKDAGSKTEVLSGSNALEKVATLPEVDYVMAAIVGAAGLLPTLAAARSGKRILLANKEALVISGPIFMETVRASGADLLPIDSEHNAIFQCMPAGYHAGKPPTSVRKILLTASGGPFLNTPLADLETVTPEQAVAHPKWDMGRKISVDSATMMNKGLEVIEACLLFSLPPEQIQVVIHPQSVIHSMVDYDDGSVLAELGNPDMRIPIAYGLAWPERIQSGVEPLDIFTVQHLDFQPPDLDRFPCLRLAFEAAKAGGTAPAILNAANEVAVEAFLERKISFPSIAKVIEKTLEQLPADPAKDLDCVLHANHQARHFAETLIQSSIA, encoded by the coding sequence GTGAAGGGAGTTTGCATTCTCGGCGCTACCGGTTCCATTGGTGTCAGCACCCTGGATGTGATCGCCCGGCATCCAAACCGTTACCAAGTCGTCGCCCTTACCGGCAATAGCCGCAGCGAAGAGCTTTTCCACCAATGCCTGGAACATCATCCCCGTTATGCCGTCCTGGGAGAAGGCGCCGCCGCTTTAGAACTACAGCAGCGCTTAAAAGATGCCGGCAGCAAAACCGAAGTGTTAAGCGGTTCTAATGCCTTGGAAAAGGTGGCCACGTTGCCGGAAGTGGATTACGTCATGGCGGCGATTGTTGGTGCCGCCGGCTTGTTGCCCACCCTTGCCGCCGCGCGGTCCGGGAAGCGCATCTTGCTGGCCAACAAAGAAGCCCTGGTGATCTCTGGCCCCATCTTTATGGAAACCGTAAGAGCATCCGGCGCGGACTTGTTACCCATCGACAGCGAACACAATGCCATTTTCCAATGCATGCCGGCTGGCTATCATGCCGGTAAGCCGCCCACTTCGGTACGCAAAATACTGCTTACAGCTTCCGGTGGGCCTTTTTTAAATACGCCACTGGCGGATCTGGAAACAGTCACTCCGGAACAGGCCGTCGCCCACCCCAAGTGGGATATGGGCCGGAAAATCTCCGTGGATTCCGCCACCATGATGAATAAAGGATTGGAGGTAATCGAGGCCTGTTTATTATTTTCCTTGCCGCCAGAGCAGATTCAGGTGGTCATTCACCCCCAGAGCGTCATCCACTCGATGGTGGATTATGATGACGGTTCGGTGCTGGCGGAACTGGGTAACCCCGATATGCGCATTCCCATTGCTTATGGCTTGGCCTGGCCGGAAAGAATACAGTCGGGGGTGGAACCGCTCGATATATTTACGGTCCAACACTTGGATTTTCAGCCGCCGGATTTGGATCGCTTCCCTTGCCTGCGGCTGGCTTTTGAGGCGGCAAAAGCAGGCGGGACGGCCCCGGCAATTCTCAATGCCGCCAACGAAGTGGCAGTGGAAGCATTCTTGGAAAGAAAAATTTCATTTCCTTCGATAGCGAAAGTCATTGAAAAGACCCTGGAACAACTACCCGCGGATCCCGCAAAAGACCTGGACTGTGTCCTGCATGCCAATCATCAAGCCCGTCATTTTGCTGAAACCTTGATTCAATCATCCATTGCCTGA
- a CDS encoding RIP metalloprotease RseP, whose product MGAFTHNLFFFIVAIGVLITFHEFGHFWVARKMGVKVLRFAVGFGTPLWRYQKSPEDTEFVICALPLGGYVKMVDEREGEVAPKDLPFAFNRQPLIKRIAIVAAGPLFNLMLAVILYWIVLVTGETGLKPVLGPVEPGTLAAQAGFQQGDEILSIEGEATPTWSLAIGRIYAEVLEKRQIRITVRKPEGQKETKILEIPEEIAKNPERLRQKLGFKPWEAPIPPVIDKVVPDSPADQAGLQPGDKIVAVAGKPIKDWRELVEIVRQHPGEPLEMTVERGGAHILLQVTPKSTPGEDGKPVGKIGASVKVPEGLYEDLKTTYRLGPVKAFTTAMSKTFEYSWLTLKMIGKMLIGEASVKNLSGPISIAQFAGQSAALGMNYFLKFLAIVSISLGVLNLLPIPVLDGGHLLFYLIEAVKGSPVSEQTMLVAQQVGMALLLMLMALAFFLDFQRLFN is encoded by the coding sequence ATGGGAGCATTTACACACAACCTGTTCTTTTTCATCGTCGCCATAGGTGTTCTCATTACCTTTCATGAGTTTGGTCACTTTTGGGTGGCGCGCAAAATGGGCGTGAAAGTGCTGCGTTTCGCAGTAGGCTTTGGCACCCCACTTTGGCGCTATCAAAAAAGTCCGGAAGATACCGAATTCGTCATTTGCGCCCTACCCCTGGGCGGTTACGTAAAAATGGTGGACGAGCGGGAAGGGGAAGTGGCCCCCAAAGATCTCCCCTTTGCCTTTAACCGTCAACCACTAATCAAGAGAATTGCGATTGTCGCCGCGGGTCCCCTGTTCAATTTGATGCTGGCGGTGATTTTATACTGGATAGTATTGGTTACCGGAGAAACCGGGCTTAAGCCGGTTTTGGGGCCTGTGGAACCCGGCACCTTAGCCGCTCAGGCAGGGTTCCAGCAAGGCGATGAAATTTTGAGTATCGAGGGTGAAGCCACGCCCACGTGGTCCTTGGCTATAGGCAGGATTTATGCGGAAGTTCTGGAAAAACGCCAAATCCGGATTACCGTGCGCAAGCCAGAGGGGCAAAAAGAGACCAAGATTCTGGAAATTCCGGAAGAGATTGCCAAAAATCCGGAACGCTTGCGGCAAAAGCTGGGATTTAAACCTTGGGAAGCGCCTATCCCGCCTGTCATAGACAAAGTTGTGCCCGACTCCCCAGCTGATCAAGCGGGATTGCAGCCCGGGGATAAAATCGTGGCAGTGGCGGGCAAGCCCATCAAAGACTGGCGGGAGTTGGTTGAAATCGTCCGCCAGCACCCCGGAGAACCCTTGGAGATGACAGTTGAAAGGGGTGGCGCGCATATTCTTCTCCAAGTTACGCCAAAAAGCACGCCTGGAGAAGACGGTAAGCCCGTAGGCAAGATCGGCGCTTCGGTCAAAGTACCCGAAGGCCTGTATGAGGATCTCAAAACGACATACCGCTTGGGTCCGGTAAAAGCTTTTACCACTGCAATGAGTAAAACCTTTGAATATTCCTGGCTGACCTTGAAGATGATTGGCAAGATGCTGATAGGGGAGGCGTCGGTGAAGAATTTAAGCGGGCCGATTAGTATTGCCCAGTTTGCCGGCCAGTCAGCCGCGCTGGGGATGAATTATTTTCTCAAGTTTCTTGCTATCGTGAGTATCAGCCTGGGCGTGTTGAATCTTCTGCCAATTCCGGTGCTGGACGGTGGTCACTTGCTGTTTTATCTCATCGAAGCCGTTAAAGGCAGTCCGGTATCGGAGCAAACCATGTTGGTTGCTCAACAGGTAGGGATGGCATTGCTGCTCATGTTGATGGCTTTAGCCTTTTTCCTCGATTTCCAAAGACTATTTAACTGA
- a CDS encoding disulfide bond formation protein DsbC has product MKSVFILLALVALGLQAAETDTIKERLQKQLPNAQIDNIEETQIPGLYEVTLGPRIFYVSKDGRFLIQGNLVDLKKGVNLTEAKLAKVRQAALEKVGEDKMIIFSPKQVKHTVSVFTDIDCGYCRRLHSQIDDYLKRGIKVRYLFFPRAGKDSASYNKAVSVWCAKDRNQALTLAKQGKPIEPLKCDHPVDQHMKLAGQFGVSGTPMIVTEKGDILPGYVPPEQLSKYLEGKLPR; this is encoded by the coding sequence ATGAAAAGTGTATTTATTTTATTGGCCCTGGTAGCTTTGGGGCTGCAAGCCGCTGAGACAGATACGATTAAAGAACGGCTGCAAAAACAGTTGCCCAATGCCCAAATAGATAATATCGAGGAAACGCAAATTCCCGGTTTGTATGAAGTGACCCTTGGTCCGCGTATCTTTTATGTTTCCAAAGACGGACGTTTTCTAATTCAGGGAAATCTCGTTGATTTAAAAAAAGGCGTTAACCTGACCGAAGCCAAACTGGCCAAAGTGCGTCAGGCAGCATTAGAAAAGGTGGGAGAAGATAAAATGATTATTTTTTCCCCCAAACAGGTCAAACATACCGTGTCTGTTTTTACGGATATCGACTGCGGCTATTGCCGCCGCCTGCATTCACAAATTGATGACTATTTGAAGCGCGGGATTAAAGTACGTTACCTATTTTTCCCCCGGGCGGGGAAGGATTCTGCCTCTTATAACAAAGCCGTATCGGTTTGGTGCGCCAAGGATCGCAATCAGGCGCTGACCCTGGCAAAACAAGGAAAACCTATTGAGCCGCTAAAATGCGATCATCCTGTCGATCAACACATGAAGCTGGCCGGGCAATTTGGTGTTTCCGGGACCCCGATGATCGTCACGGAAAAGGGTGACATTCTGCCCGGCTACGTTCCCCCGGAACAACTTTCCAAATACCTGGAGGGCAAGCTGCCTCGATGA